In Erigeron canadensis isolate Cc75 chromosome 1, C_canadensis_v1, whole genome shotgun sequence, a single window of DNA contains:
- the LOC122587818 gene encoding 24-methylenesterol C-methyltransferase 2-like, with product MGTIAITCISSVLAAGGLCWLLFKLGPKKRDKKHSSLGSVDREQVQESFNNYSSFFNHPKKIQSLEKVPEVVDSFYNLVTEIYEWGWGDSFHFAPTIPGKSKNESIRVYQDTIADLMRVKPGQTILDVGCGVGGPMRAIATHSGCNVVGITINEYQVKKANSQNKKFGMEKQCEVIQGNFLKMTFQGDTFDGAYSIDATVHAPNLVDVYSEIFRVLKPGSMYVSNEWVTTDVYNIEDPEHVKIVEGIEKANAFPGLRKYFDIGDAAKKAGFEVVMEKDYAKPPAKPWWLSLQMGKFDVWRSRITIMVLERLRIMPKGTLYVHDMRMQMTDYIRGAEMGIFSPLYIILCRKPEKTEPEA from the coding sequence ATGGGCACCATCGCCATTACTTGTATTTCTTCCGTTCTTGCTGCTGGCGGCCTTTGCTGGTTGCTATTCAAGCTCGGGCCGAAAAAACGAGACAAAAAACACTCCTCTTTAGGATCCGTCGACCGCGAACAAGTGCAAGAGAGTTTCAATAACTACTCTTCTTTCTTCAACCATCCTAAAAAAATCCAAAGTCTCGAAAAAGTCCCTGAAGTTGTAGATTCTTTCTACAACCTCGTTACCGAAATCTACGAATGGGGATGGGGCGACTCGTTTCATTTTGCTCCAACAATACCTGGAAAATCGAAGAACGAATCCATTAGAGTATACCAAGACACGATCGCCGATCTAATGAGAGTAAAACCGGGCCAAACGATACTAGACGTTGGATGTGGGGTGGGTGGCCCGATGCGTGCAATTGCTACTCATTCGGGTTGTAATGTTGTTGGAATCACGATAAATGAGTATCAAGTGAAGAAAGCAaattcacaaaacaaaaaattcgGAATGGAGAAACAATGTGAAGTTATTCAAGGgaactttttaaaaatgactTTTCAAGGCGACACTTTTGATGGGGCCTACTCTATTGATGCAACTGTTCATGCACCAAATTTAGTGGATGTTTATAGCGAGATTTTTCGGGTTTTGAAGCCTGGATCGATGTACGTTTCAAATGAATGGGTGACTACTGATGTGTACAATATTGAAGACCCAGAACACGTGAAAATTGTGGAAGGGATCGAAAAGGCTAATGCCTTTCCGGGGTTGAGGaaatattttgatattggtgaCGCTGCCAAAAAGGCGGGGTTTGAGGTGGTGATGGAGAAAGATTACGCAAAGCCACCCGCGAAACCATGGTGGCTAAGCTTgcaaatgggaaaatttgacgTGTGGAGGAGCCGTATAACGATTATGGTCCTCGAGAGGCTAAGAATTATGCCCAAGGGCACGCTTTATGTTCACGATATGCGGATGCAAATGACTGATTATATTCGGGGAGCTGAAATGGGCATTTTTAGTCCTTTGTATATAATCCTTTGTAGAAAACCCGAGAAAACGGAACCTGAAGCTTAA